From the genome of Blautia pseudococcoides, one region includes:
- a CDS encoding RsmF rRNA methyltransferase first C-terminal domain-containing protein, whose protein sequence is MNLPSAYEQEMKELLGTELEAYKKSLDLPVMQGLRVNSAKITCEEFEAVSPFSMEKVPWIPNGYFLKEEERASRHPYYYAGLYYIQEPSAMTPASRLPVEPGDYVLDLCAAPGGKATELGSRLGGEGLLFANDISSSRAKALLKNLEMAGIPNIYVTSEDPEVLERNFSGFFDKVLIDAPCSGEGMFHREPRMMEYWKERGPEAYVPIQKKLILQGAGMLRGGGMLLYSTCTFSRKEDEEVIEYLLQNMPDMRLKEILPYEGFAKGAGLEKCVRIFPHRMPGEGHFLALLEKSQKTGEDSGRDRRRPGKRKPQKMPDCVEEFLSLLACPIDRERLKLDRDRLYLLPIREEMPKLRYLRTGLYLGDLKKNRFEPSQALAMALKPEAFVSCIRLEPEDVRAVKYLKGETLDVSDLPVTKQKGWQLICVKDYPLGFGKLAGGVLKNKYYAGWRWQ, encoded by the coding sequence ATGAATCTGCCGAGTGCTTATGAACAAGAAATGAAAGAACTGCTGGGCACGGAGCTGGAGGCCTATAAAAAGAGCCTTGACCTGCCGGTGATGCAGGGGCTTCGTGTCAATTCAGCAAAGATCACATGTGAAGAATTTGAGGCTGTCTCCCCCTTCTCCATGGAGAAAGTACCCTGGATACCCAATGGGTATTTTCTGAAGGAGGAGGAGCGTGCATCCAGGCATCCTTATTATTATGCGGGACTTTATTACATCCAGGAGCCAAGTGCTATGACACCGGCCAGCAGGCTTCCCGTGGAGCCTGGGGATTATGTGCTGGATTTATGCGCGGCTCCCGGCGGCAAGGCCACGGAGCTGGGCAGCCGGCTTGGAGGAGAGGGATTGCTTTTTGCAAATGACATCAGCAGCAGCCGGGCTAAGGCTTTATTGAAAAATCTGGAGATGGCCGGCATTCCCAATATCTACGTGACCAGCGAGGACCCGGAGGTGCTTGAGAGAAATTTTTCAGGTTTTTTTGATAAAGTGCTTATTGATGCACCCTGTTCCGGGGAGGGAATGTTCCACCGGGAACCCAGGATGATGGAATACTGGAAGGAGAGAGGGCCTGAGGCTTATGTCCCCATACAGAAAAAACTCATTCTTCAGGGGGCCGGTATGCTGCGCGGGGGAGGAATGCTTTTATATTCCACCTGCACATTTTCAAGGAAAGAGGACGAGGAAGTGATTGAATATCTGCTGCAGAATATGCCGGATATGCGTCTGAAGGAGATCCTTCCCTACGAAGGATTTGCAAAAGGCGCCGGACTTGAAAAATGTGTCAGGATTTTCCCGCACAGAATGCCCGGTGAAGGGCATTTTCTGGCTTTACTGGAAAAGAGCCAAAAGACTGGGGAAGACAGCGGCAGAGACAGGCGGCGTCCGGGAAAGAGAAAGCCGCAGAAGATGCCGGATTGTGTGGAGGAGTTTCTGTCACTTTTGGCCTGCCCCATAGACAGAGAGAGGCTGAAACTGGACCGTGACAGACTTTACCTTCTTCCCATTAGGGAGGAGATGCCGAAACTCCGCTATCTCCGCACAGGGCTCTATCTGGGGGATTTGAAGAAAAACAGATTTGAGCCTTCCCAGGCACTGGCTATGGCCTTAAAGCCAGAGGCGTTTGTCTCCTGCATCCGGCTGGAACCGGAGGATGTGCGGGCAGTCAAATACCTAAAAGGGGAGACCCTGGATGTATCGGATCTGCCGGTCACAAAGCAGAAGGGGTGGCAGCTCATCTGTGTGAAAGATTATCCTTTAGGTTTTGGCAAGCTGGCGGGAGGCGTTCTGAAGAATAAATATTATGCCGGATGGAGATGGCAGTAA
- a CDS encoding pseudouridine synthase, with protein MGKMRLDKYLADMGLGTRSEVKKFLKGGQVTVNGGTVTKPEFKVDPDTDEILASGEKVAYEDFEYYMLNKPQGVVSATEDSREKTVLDCIVSKKRKDLFPVGRLDKDTEGLLLITNDGALAHRLLSPKKHVDKTYFVRLRENLSQEDSRKLCEGVDIGEENLTMPADITGFVPGDRQCCITIREGKFHQVKRMFASVGNEVVYLKRLSMGPLILDEELKPGQYRKLSAKEIERLKNNA; from the coding sequence ATGGGAAAGATGCGATTGGACAAATACCTGGCTGATATGGGGCTGGGCACCAGAAGCGAAGTGAAAAAGTTTTTGAAAGGCGGGCAGGTGACAGTAAACGGCGGGACCGTCACAAAACCGGAGTTTAAGGTTGACCCTGATACCGATGAGATTTTGGCTTCCGGGGAGAAAGTGGCATATGAAGATTTTGAATATTATATGCTGAATAAGCCCCAGGGCGTAGTCTCCGCCACAGAGGACAGCAGGGAGAAAACGGTTCTGGACTGCATAGTTTCAAAAAAGAGGAAAGATTTGTTTCCTGTAGGACGTTTGGATAAGGACACAGAAGGCCTGCTCCTCATCACCAATGACGGGGCTTTGGCTCACAGGCTGCTCTCACCGAAAAAGCATGTGGACAAGACATATTTTGTACGCCTGAGAGAAAACCTGTCACAGGAGGACAGCAGAAAGCTGTGTGAAGGTGTGGATATCGGTGAAGAAAATCTGACCATGCCTGCAGATATCACCGGGTTTGTGCCTGGAGACAGGCAGTGCTGCATCACCATCAGGGAAGGAAAATTCCACCAGGTAAAGCGTATGTTTGCATCTGTGGGTAATGAAGTGGTATACTTAAAAAGGCTCTCCATGGGCCCGCTTATTTTGGATGAAGAGCTGAAACCCGGACAGTACCGAAAACTTTCGGCGAAAGAGATAGAAAGGTTAAAGAACAATGCTTGA
- a CDS encoding HAD family hydrolase, which produces MLENINAVLFDLDGTLVDSMWMWKAVDEEFLAMKGLEVPENLEEFQQELEGMGFTETAAYFKERFALPDSLEAIKSTWVTMAEHKYCHEIPLKKGVREFLGYLKEKEIPAAICSSNSKELILMVLKAHSIENYFSSITTCCDVPAGKPAPDVYLKTAAGLHKNPEECLVFEDVPMGILAGKNAGMKVCAMEDAFSAQQTDQKRNLADYYIADYFQVMDHTYEVLI; this is translated from the coding sequence ATGCTTGAAAATATCAATGCAGTATTATTTGATTTGGATGGAACCCTGGTGGATTCCATGTGGATGTGGAAGGCTGTGGACGAGGAGTTTCTGGCTATGAAAGGGCTGGAGGTGCCGGAGAATCTGGAAGAGTTCCAGCAGGAGCTGGAGGGAATGGGATTTACAGAGACTGCGGCATATTTTAAAGAACGCTTTGCCCTTCCGGATTCTTTGGAAGCCATTAAAAGCACCTGGGTCACCATGGCAGAACACAAATACTGCCATGAGATTCCTCTGAAAAAAGGGGTGCGGGAGTTTTTAGGTTATTTAAAAGAGAAAGAGATCCCCGCTGCCATCTGTTCCAGTAACAGCAAGGAGCTGATTTTGATGGTGCTGAAGGCCCACTCTATAGAAAATTATTTTTCCAGCATCACTACCTGCTGTGATGTGCCGGCCGGTAAACCGGCACCGGATGTGTACCTGAAAACAGCAGCGGGATTACATAAAAACCCTGAGGAATGTCTGGTGTTTGAAGATGTCCCTATGGGGATACTGGCAGGAAAGAATGCGGGCATGAAGGTCTGTGCCATGGAGGATGCCTTCAGTGCACAGCAGACAGATCAGAAGAGAAATTTGGCAGATTACTATATTGCGGATTATTTCCAGGTGATGGACCATACTTATGAGGTGCTCATATGA
- a CDS encoding YgiQ family radical SAM protein, which produces MMTEFLPVTGKEMEQRGITRPDFVFVSGDAYVDHPSFGTAIIARLLESYGYRVGIIAQPDWKDENSISVFGEPRLAFLVSAGNMDSMVNHYTVSKKHRSTDAYSPGGKMGLRPDRAVIVYGNLIRRTYKHTPVIIGGIEASLRRFAHYDYWSDSLKRSVLLDSGADMISYGMGEKSILAIARALNEGTPVSDIHHIPGTVYRTKELPGGVLLPSYEELCKDKKAYAESFRIQYENMDPFTGKVLAEPYEKQGYLVQNPPSKPLTTQEMDEVYHLPYTRTYHPMYEKMGKIPAIEEIKFSLTSNRGCFGGCNFCALAFHQGRIVQARSHESILNEAVMCTEEKAFKGYIHDVGGPTADFRHPACKKQMTKGVCKNRQCLFPKPCKNLEADHRDYLELLAKLREIPGIKKVFIRSGIRFDYVEADRDKEFLEKLAQHHVSGQLRVAPEHVSDKVLFYMGKPEHAVYETFLKDFEKANARTGKKQYAVPYFMSSHPGCTMKEAVKLAEYVRDMGFTPEQVQDFYPTPSTMSTCMYYTGLDPRTMEPVYIPKNPHEKAMQRALIQYKNPANRELVKEALITAGRTDLIGTDRKCLIRTGRGTDTKRNEAERGAGTKDRRNTQKRKTIRNIHKKKSR; this is translated from the coding sequence ATGATGACAGAGTTTTTGCCGGTAACTGGTAAAGAGATGGAACAAAGAGGAATCACCCGGCCGGACTTTGTCTTTGTGAGCGGTGATGCCTATGTGGACCATCCCTCTTTCGGCACGGCTATCATTGCCAGGCTTCTGGAATCTTACGGCTATCGTGTGGGGATCATTGCCCAGCCTGACTGGAAGGATGAGAACAGCATCTCGGTGTTTGGAGAACCGCGCCTTGCCTTTTTGGTGTCAGCAGGTAATATGGATTCCATGGTGAACCATTATACCGTATCAAAAAAGCACCGCAGTACGGACGCTTATTCCCCCGGCGGAAAAATGGGGCTTCGCCCCGACCGGGCAGTTATCGTGTACGGCAATCTGATACGCAGAACTTATAAACACACGCCTGTGATCATCGGCGGTATTGAGGCTTCGCTCAGAAGATTCGCCCATTATGATTACTGGTCTGATTCCCTGAAACGTTCAGTGCTTCTGGACTCCGGGGCGGATATGATCTCTTACGGAATGGGAGAAAAAAGTATCCTTGCCATAGCAAGGGCGCTCAATGAGGGGACTCCGGTCAGTGATATACACCATATACCGGGCACGGTATACCGTACAAAGGAATTGCCGGGCGGTGTGCTCCTGCCATCCTATGAGGAGCTGTGCAAAGACAAGAAGGCCTATGCCGAGAGTTTTCGTATCCAGTATGAAAATATGGATCCTTTTACAGGGAAAGTTTTGGCAGAACCCTATGAGAAGCAGGGATATCTGGTACAGAACCCGCCGTCTAAGCCCCTCACGACACAGGAGATGGATGAGGTCTATCATCTGCCTTATACCCGCACGTACCACCCCATGTATGAGAAAATGGGGAAAATACCGGCAATTGAAGAAATCAAGTTCAGTCTCACCAGCAACCGGGGATGCTTCGGAGGCTGCAATTTTTGTGCCCTTGCCTTTCATCAGGGGCGGATCGTACAGGCAAGAAGCCATGAATCCATTCTGAATGAGGCAGTTATGTGCACAGAGGAGAAGGCGTTCAAGGGATACATCCACGATGTGGGAGGCCCTACCGCAGATTTCCGTCATCCTGCCTGTAAAAAGCAGATGACTAAGGGGGTCTGCAAAAACCGGCAATGCCTGTTTCCAAAGCCCTGCAAAAATCTGGAGGCGGACCACAGGGATTATCTGGAGCTTTTGGCAAAGCTGCGTGAGATTCCGGGAATTAAGAAAGTATTTATCCGCTCCGGAATCCGCTTTGATTATGTGGAGGCAGACCGGGACAAGGAATTTTTGGAGAAGCTGGCACAACACCATGTGAGCGGACAGCTCCGGGTGGCACCGGAACACGTGTCAGACAAAGTGCTTTTCTATATGGGAAAACCGGAACATGCTGTATATGAAACATTTTTGAAGGATTTTGAAAAGGCAAACGCACGCACAGGGAAAAAGCAGTATGCAGTGCCCTACTTCATGTCCTCCCATCCGGGATGCACCATGAAGGAGGCAGTGAAACTGGCGGAATATGTGCGGGATATGGGATTCACGCCGGAGCAGGTGCAGGATTTTTATCCGACGCCGTCCACCATGTCCACCTGTATGTATTACACAGGCCTGGACCCAAGAACCATGGAGCCGGTATATATACCGAAAAATCCCCACGAAAAAGCCATGCAGCGTGCACTGATCCAGTATAAAAACCCCGCCAACCGGGAACTTGTAAAAGAGGCCCTCATAACAGCGGGAAGAACCGACCTGATCGGAACAGACAGAAAATGTCTCATCCGTACAGGAAGGGGAACCGATACAAAGAGAAACGAAGCGGAGCGCGGGGCCGGAACAAAAGACCGCAGAAATACCCAGAAGAGAAAAACAATAAGAAACATCCACAAAAAGAAGAGTAGGTGA
- a CDS encoding SDR family NAD(P)-dependent oxidoreductase, which yields MKIAVITGASSGMGKEFVRQLAYNYGWLDEIWAIARRGEVLEELKKEICIKIRVIPMDITDEKSIKKLKGMLREYKPYVKYLVNAAGCGVHRSVEVTPTEDCARMVDLNCRALTEITRIILPYMRQKSHIVMTASAAAFIPQPEFAVYAATKAYVLSFSRALARELRGYIAVTIVCPGPVDTEFLENMGGKSRIPSYKRRFIARPEAVVSQAIIDAARKKEISIYGFSMKCFFILCKIVPHRVLLKIVELVL from the coding sequence TTGAAAATAGCAGTCATAACCGGCGCTTCCTCGGGTATGGGGAAGGAGTTTGTGCGCCAGCTTGCATACAACTACGGCTGGCTGGATGAAATCTGGGCCATTGCCAGACGGGGCGAAGTTTTGGAGGAGCTGAAGAAGGAAATCTGTATAAAGATCCGTGTCATACCTATGGATATTACGGATGAGAAAAGTATCAAAAAGTTAAAAGGAATGCTGAGGGAATACAAACCTTATGTAAAATATCTGGTAAACGCCGCGGGCTGCGGGGTGCACAGAAGTGTGGAGGTCACACCCACAGAGGACTGTGCCAGAATGGTGGATCTAAACTGCAGGGCGTTGACAGAGATCACCAGGATCATTCTGCCGTATATGAGGCAGAAAAGCCATATTGTCATGACGGCATCCGCGGCTGCTTTCATTCCCCAGCCGGAATTCGCTGTCTATGCTGCTACAAAAGCTTATGTACTCAGTTTTTCACGGGCACTTGCCAGGGAACTGCGGGGGTATATTGCAGTGACGATCGTCTGCCCGGGTCCGGTAGATACAGAATTTCTTGAGAATATGGGAGGAAAAAGCCGTATACCCTCCTACAAACGCAGGTTTATTGCCCGTCCTGAGGCTGTGGTAAGTCAGGCTATTATAGATGCTGCCAGAAAAAAAGAAATCTCTATTTATGGATTTTCTATGAAATGTTTTTTTATCCTTTGCAAAATTGTTCCACATAGGGTATTATTAAAAATTGTAGAACTTGTTTTGTAA